From the Solanum stenotomum isolate F172 chromosome 4, ASM1918654v1, whole genome shotgun sequence genome, one window contains:
- the LOC125862390 gene encoding 36.4 kDa proline-rich protein-like gives MEFSKITSLLFISMLFLSSLTPILGCGYCGKPSHKPKKPKVPSPIVKPPIHLPPIGIPPVTVPPIVKPPVDLPPIGIPPVTVPPIVKPPVDLPPVGIPPVTVPPVKPPVDLPPIGLPPIVKPPIGLPPIVKPPIGLPPIGIPPVIVPPVVKPSPKGKKPCPPTTKATCPIDTLKLGACVDLLGGLVHIGLGDPAVNECCPILSGLAELEAAACLCTTLKVKLLNLKIYVPLALQLLVTCGKSPPPGYTCSI, from the coding sequence ATGGAGTTCTCTAAGATAACTTCACTTCTTTTCATTTCCATGCTTTTCCTTTCTTCCCTCACTCCCATTCTTGGTTGTGGCTATTGTGGTAAACCTTCTCACAAACCCAAAAAGCCCAAAGTTCCTTCTCCCATTGTCAAACCCCCTATCCATTTGCCACCTATCGGAATTCCACCTGTCACTGTTCCACCAATCGTAAAACCACCCGTTGATTTGCCACCTATTGGAATTCCACCTGTCACAGTTCCACCAATCGTAAAACCGCCCGTTGATTTGCCACCTGTTGGAATTCCACCTGTCACAGTTCCACCAGTAAAACCTCCAGTTGATTTGCCACCAATCGGTTTACCACCAATTGTGAAACCGCCAATTGGTTTACCACCAATTGTGAAGCCGCCAATTGGTTTACCACCTATTGGAATTCCACCTGTCATAGTTCCACCAGTAGTTAAACCATCACCTAAAGGGAAAAAACCATGTCCACCAACTACAAAGGCAACATGCCCAATTGACACATTGAAACTTGGGGCTTGTGTGGATCTTCTTGGTGGGCTTGTTCATATTGGGCTTGGTGACCCAGCTGTTAATGAATGTTGTCCAATACTTAGTGGGCTTGCTGAACTTGAAGCTGCTGCTTGCCTTTGCACAACACTTAAAGTCAAACTACTTAACCTTAAAATCTATGTACCTCTTGCACTTCAACTCCTTGTTACTTGTGGAAAGAGTCCACCACCTGGCTACACTTGCTCCATCTAG